In a single window of the Gossypium hirsutum isolate 1008001.06 chromosome A13, Gossypium_hirsutum_v2.1, whole genome shotgun sequence genome:
- the LOC121212354 gene encoding probable glycosyltransferase At5g11130, whose amino-acid sequence MSTHFIILVLILFGFTYVFRSHIEMVKRFKIWTYKEGERPLVHNGPMKNIYAIEGQFIAEIESRKSPFKAQDPNEAHVLFLPVSVGHIVKYIYMPITTYDRDRLVRIFTDYIKVVSHKYPFWNRTNGADHFMLSCHDWAPDISMKDPQLYKNLIKVLCNANSSEGFHPNRDVTLPEIKVPPQGFSGERRFIQPPENRTILAFFAGGGHGNIRKILLHHWKDKDEEVQVHKYLPDGQDYNELMGKSKYCLCPSGFEVASPRVVESFYAGCVPVIISDSYVLPFSDVLDWREFSVKIAPEKMTEIKRILKGIPEKEYRKMQKRVVKLRRHFELNRPARPFDILHMVLHSIWLRRLNTILL is encoded by the exons ATGTCTACtcattttatcattttggtcCTCATCCTTTTTGGGTTCACATATGTATTTAGAAGTCACATAGAAATGGTGAAGAGATTCAAGATATGGACCTATAAAGAAGGAGAAAGGCCTTTAGTCCACAATGGGCCAAtgaaaaacatatatgcaatCGAGGGCCAATTCATAGCCGAAATAGAGAGTCGAAAAAGCCCATTTAAGGCTCAAGATCCGAATGAGGCCCATGTGTTGTTCTTGCCGGTCAGCGTAGGGCACATTGTGAAATACATTTATATGCCAATCACTACATATGATCGTGATCGTTTGGTGAGGATCTTCACTGATTACATCAAAGTCGTGTCCCACAAATACCCATTTTGGAATAGGACCAATGGTGCTGATCATTTCATGCTGTCTTGCCATGATTGG GCACCGGATATATCTATGAAGGACCCTCAACTTTACAAGAATTTAATAAAGGTCCTATGCAATGCCAATAGCTCCGAAGGATTCCATCCCAACAGAGACGTTACATTGCCGGAAATAAAGGTGCCTCCTCAAGGGTTCAGTGGTGAACGGCGGTTCATCCAACCGCCCGAAAACCGAACCATCCTGGCTTTCTTCGCCGGCGGTGGCCACGGAAACATCCGTAAAATCTTGCTTCACCATTGGAAGGACAAAGATGAGGAAGTCCAAGTCCACAAGTACCTTCCTGACGGCCAAGATTACAATGAATTGATGGGGAAGAGCAAGTATTGCTTGTGCCCGAGTGGGTTCGAAGTGGCGAGTCCTAGAGTGGTGGAGTCATTTTACGCCGGATGCGTGCCGGTGATCATTTCGGATAGTTACGTGCTGCCGTTTAGTGATGTGCTTGATTGGAGAGAATTCTCAGTTAAGATAGCGCCAGAGAAGATGACGGAGATTAAGAGGATACTGAAAGGGATACCGGAAAAGGAGTACCGGAAAATGCAGAAGAGGGTGGTGAAATTGAGACGGCATTTTGAGTTGAATAGACCGGCTAGACCTTTTGATATTCTTCATATGGTGCTTCATTCAATATGGCTTAGAAGGCTAAACACtatattgttataa
- the LOC121212591 gene encoding heptahelical transmembrane protein 1, with amino-acid sequence MDSTLDSKLVAKPVEAGKLKKRVRWPSRLLPSSSYGLVSYKELPEYMKDNEFIVNYYRANWPLKEALFSIFRWHNETLNVWTHLFGFLLFLGLTMANLIEVPQVLVLIAFITRSSPVSGNVNVSQDLVLKPITASESDITLTVTPVTRWPFYVLLAGSMFCLLSSSLCHLFSCHSHRLNIMLMRMDYTGIAIMIIATFFPPVYYSFPCDPQWQFIYLGGITVLGLFTIVTLLSPAMSTNKFRPFRALLFASMGLFGIVPGTHAAIANWSNPRRSIALAYEFATSLFYITGVVFYVSRVPERFKPGWFDLACHSHQIFHVMVVMGALAHYGASLVFLDWRNHESC; translated from the exons ATGGATTCGACCCTCGATTCTAAGCTCGTTGCTAAACCTGTCGAGGCGGGAAAATTGAAGAAAAGAGTACGGTGGCCGTCGCGGCTGCTGCCATCATCGTCATATGGTTTGGTGTCGTACAAGGAGTTGCCGGAGTATATGAAGGACAATGAGTTTATTGTGAATTATTATAGGGCTAACTGGCCTCTCAAAGAAGCTCTCTTTAGCATCTTTCGTTGGCATAACGAAACACTTAATGTTTGGAC GCATTTATTTGGGTTTTTACTATTTTTGGGATTAACGATGGCGAATTTGATTGAAGTCCCACAGGTATTGGTTCTCATTGCCTTCATAACCAG GTCATCTCCTGTTAGTGGCAACGTCAATGTTTCTCAAGACCTTGTTCTG AAGCCAATAACTGCTTCGGAATCAGACATTACCCTCACGGTGACGCCCGTAACACGGTGGCCGTTCTACGTATTGTTGGCCGGCTCCATGTTCTGTCTTCTATCGAGCAGCCTTTGCCATCTCTTTTCTTGCCACTCGCACCGTCTAAACATCATGTTGATGCGAATGGACTACACCGGGATCGCCATCATGATCATTGCGACGTTTTTCCCACCGGTCTATTACAGTTTTCCATGTGATCCGCAATGGCAGTTCATCTACCTTGGTGGGATCACGGTTCTAGGCTTGTTCACCATTGTGACACTGCTATCACCGGCCATGTCGACCAACAAATTCCGACCCTTTCGAGCGTTACTCTTCGCTTCTATGGGGCTCTTCGGCATCGTCCCCGGAACTCACGCCGCGATTGCCAACTGGTCTAATCCGCGCCGCAGCATCGCCCTCGCCTACGAATTCGCCACATCTTTATTCTACATAACCGGGGTCGTGTTCTACGTTAGCAGAGTCCCGGAGCGGTTCAAACCCGGATGGTTCGACTTAGCCTGCCatagtcatcaaatatttcacgtCATGGTGGTCATGGGTGCATTGGCTCATTATGGTGCTTCTCTTGTATTCCTGGACTGGCGAAATCACGAAAGCTGTTAA
- the LOC107943738 gene encoding heptahelical transmembrane protein 1 encodes MDPTLDSKLVSEPVEAEKCKKRVQSPPPSPSYGLVSFKELPEYMKDNEFILNYYRANWPLKEALFSIFRWHNETLNVWTHLLGFVLFLGLTMANLIEVPQVSDLIAFLTSSFPISGDCNVSQDPLLGTTTNLVDLKQIMASEPDVSPVTRWPFYVFLAGSMFCLLSSSICHLFSCHSHHLNLSLLRLDYAGITTMIITSFFPPIYYIFQCDPQWHFIYLGGITVLGLFTIVTLLSPALSTNKFRAFRAMLFSSMGLFGIIPGAHAMIVNWSNPRRNITLAYESAMAIFYLTGTLFYVSRVPERFKPGWFDLTGHSHQIFHVLVVMGALAHYGASLVFLDWRDHHSC; translated from the exons ATGGATCCGACCCTCGATTCCAAGCTTGTTTCTGAACCTGTTGAGGCGGAGAAATGCAAGAAAAGAGTACAGTCGCCGCCGCCGTCGCCGTCGTATGGTTTGGTGTCGTTCAAGGAGTTGCCGGAGTACATGAAGGACAACGAGTTCATTCTGAATTATTATAGAGCTAATTGGCCTCTCAAGGAAGCTCTCTTTAGCATCTTTCGTTGGCATAATGAAACACTTAATGTTTGGAC GCATTTACTTGGGTTTGTTCTATTTTTGGGATTAACAATGGCGAATTTGATTGAAGTCCCACAAGTATCGGATCTCATTGCCTTCTTAACCAG TTCTTTTCCTATTAGTGGCGACTGCAATGTTTCTCAAGATCCCTTACTG GGAACAACGACGAATCTCGtcgatttaaaacaaataatggcTTCGGAACCCGACGTTTCGCCGGTAACGCGGTGGCCGTTCTACGTATTCTTAGCCGGTTCCATGTTCTGCCTCCTATCAAGTAGCATTTGCCACCTCTTTTCGTGCCACTCGCACCATCTGAACCTCTCGTTGTTGCGGCTCGATTATGCCGGGATCACTACCATGATCATCACATCGTTTTTCCCACCGATATATTACATTTTCCAGTGTGATCCACAATGGCACTTCATCTACCTCGGTGGGATCACGGTCCTAGGCTTGTTCACCATCGTGACACTTCTATCACCGGCCTTATCGACCAACAAATTCCGCGCGTTCCGAGCCATGCTCTTTTCTTCCATGGGACTCTTCGGCATCATCCCCGGTGCCCACGCCATGATTGTCAACTGGTCTAACCCGCGCCGTAACATCACCCTCGCCTACGAGTCTGCGATGGCTATATTCTACTTGACAGGGACCCTATTCTACGTTAGCCGAGTCCCGGAACGGTTCAAGCCCGGATGGTTCGACTTAACCGGCCatagtcatcaaatatttcacgtCTTGGTAGTGATGGGTGCATTGGCTCATTATGGTGCTTCACTTGTATTCCTGGACTGGCGCGACCACCATAGCTGTTAA
- the LOC107943742 gene encoding receptor-like protein kinase FERONIA, whose product MHFSLVLCLSLAMEIPSRTTFSVQNLLFHSFLHLFFFIQYLAVPVTAEFNVTPYNPIENFAINCGSSMGGKSWDDRPWVGDGNGKFSLIEQQNNNNKPSVSKAASQLSSSVDTFPYSTARLSYSQFTYSIPLTDGQKFIRLHFYPTSYPDFGDPSKKAFFSVKAGDFTLLSNFSASLHAHDEVTFFKEFCVNLDEGQSLNLTFTPSPYITDSYAFINGIEVVSMPNNLYYTPASYERVPHFVGQAQGQTFHLENNTALENMYRINVAGGQSISPKNDTGMFRSWFNDDYRYLTIRNPSALPVNTTIDLKISSPMQSFAAPKEVYITARTMGTNKTKNENYQLTWEFPVDSGFNYFVRLHFCEFQIEITKEGERVFEILLANASAENQADVIFWSGGNGIPVYRDYVVAIGNIGKEKQQNLSIAMHPSPEWKTKYSDAILNGLEIFKLSNGFNLSGPNPDPDTTSPDPDTTNQQGYSSPTSNNKVVSGIVGGVISGFVILSLLCFFVYRRKRKVKDTDSSKGVPVMELTKCGSSSLPSELCSYFSLAEIKRATNNFDNVFIIGVGGFGNVYKGFIDGGATQVAIKRLNPESQQGAHEFRTEIEMLSQLRHLHLVSLIGYCNDGGEMILIYDYMANGTLRDHLYNSKNPPLPWKQRIEICLGAAQGLQYLHSGAKHTIIHRDVKTTNILLDEKWVAKVSDFGLSRIGPTNMSQTHVSTVVKGSFGYLDPEYSRRGKLTEKSDVYSYGVVLCEILCARPAIHRSAEKALVNLAAQAQECHRNGTLYNMIDPFLKGKIAVECLKKFTEVVMSCLHDDGMERPSMDAVVWGLQFALQLQETAEEEGLKPNAIAGIEEDIDEESPIIAYAMEDESGEVFSSIGDHVMNSRSTTSFSLTSDERSFIRKGSDKHLSKAVFSEIRDPQGR is encoded by the coding sequence ATGCATTTCTCTCTGGTTCTCTGTCTTTCCCTTGCAATGGAGATTCCAAGCAGAACAACTTTTTCCGTTCAAAACCTCTTATTTCACTCCTTTCTCCATCTCTTCTTCTTCATTCAATACCTTGCGGTTCCTGTTACAGCAGAGTTCAATGTTACCCCTTACAACCCCATAGAGAACTTCGCAATTAACTGTGGTTCTTCCATGGGTGGCAAATCTTGGGATGACCGTCCTTGGGTCGGAGATGGCAATGGAAAATTCAGTCTCATAGAGCAgcaaaacaataacaacaaaccTTCAGTTAGTAAAGCTGCATCTCAACTGTCCTCATCAGTTGATACGTTCCCCTACTCCACAGCTCGTCTTTCTTACTCACAGTTCACCTATTCAATTCCGCTCACTGATGGCCAAAAGTTCATTCGCTTGCACTTCTATCCAACTTCATATCCAGACTTTGGCGACCCTTCTAAGAAAGCTTTCTTCTCTGTTAAAGCTGGCGATTTTACCCTTCTCAGCAATTTCAGCGCTTCACTTCATGCTCATGATGAAGTTACATTTTTCAAAGAATTTTGTGTGAACCTTGATGAAGGTCAAAGTTTAAACTTAACTTTCACTCCAAGTCCTTATATCACTGACTCTTATGCTTTCATCAACGGAATTGAAGTTGTTTCCATGCCGAACAATCTATATTATACACCAGCGAGTTATGAACGGGTACCACATTTTGTAGGCCAGGCCCAAGGACAGACTTTCCACCTAGAAAACAACACTGCCCTTGAGAACATGTATCGAATCAACGTTGCTGGTGGGCAGTCAATCTCGCCAAAAAATGACACTGGGATGTTCCGGAGCTGGTTCAATGATGATTACCGATATTTGACAATACGCAATCCAAGTGCTCTTCCTGTTAATACCACTATTGATCTCAAAATCAGCAGTCCTATGCAATCCTTCGCTGCTCCAAAGGAGGTTTATATAACTGCCAGGACCATGGGGACGAACAAGACCAAGAATGAGAACTACCAGCTGACATGGGAGTTTCCTGTTGATTCTGGGTTCAATTACTTCGTAAGATTACATTTTTGTGAGTTCCAGATTGAGATAACCAAAGAAGGTGAGAGAGTGTTTGAGATCCTCTTGGCTAATGCAAGTGCGGAAAATCAAGCAGATGTTATATTCTGGAGTGGTGGAAATGGGATTCCAGTGTATCGGGATTATGTCGTCGCAATAGGAAATATAGGAAAGGAAAAGCAGCAAAATCTCTCCATTGCTATGCATCCTTCGCCAGAGTGGAAAACTAAATATTCTGATGCAATCTTGAATGGGCTAGAAATCTTCAAATTGAGCAACGGTTTTAATCTTTCCGGACCAAATCCTGATCCAGACACGACAAGTCCTGATCCAGACACGACAAATCAACAAGGATACTCATCACCAACCTCAAACAACAAAGTAGTATCCGGCATTGTGGGAGGCGTAATATCGGGCTTTGTtattctttctcttctttgtttCTTCGTTTATCGTCGAAAGAGGAAAGTCAAAGATACTGATTCCAGTAAAGGAGTTCCAGTAATGGAGTTAACCAAGTGTGGTAGCTCATCTCTGCCTTCCGAACTTTGTAGCTACTTTTCACTGGCTGAGATCAAACGAGCAACCAACAACTTTGACAATGTTTTCATTATTGGTGTTGGTGGTTTCGGCAATGTTTACAAAGGATTCATCGATGGTGGGGCTACCCAAGTTGCTATCAAACGGTTGAACCCTGAGTCTCAGCAAGGTGCTCACGAATTCAGGACCGAGATCGAGATGCTCTCCCAGCTACGCCACCTCCATTTGGTCTCATTGATAGGCTATTGCAACGATGGCGGAGAGATGATTCTTATATATGATTACATGGCCAATGGAACACTTCGTGATCATCTTTACAACTCCAAAAACCCTCCTCTTCCATGGAAACAACGGATAGAGATTTGTCTTGGTGCTGCGCAAGGGTTGCAGTATCTTCACTCAGGTGCAAAACACACCATCATTCATCGAGACGTAAAGACAACAAATATCTTGTTGGATGAGAAATGGGTGGCTAAGGTTTCAGACTTTGGGTTGTCTAGAATCGGTCCCACGAACATGTCCCAAACCCATGTTAGCACGGTAGTGAAAGGCAGCTTCGGGTACTTGGATCCAGAATATTCTCGTCGTGGAAAATTGACTGAGAAATCCGATGTATATTCATACGGAGTGGTCCTTTGTGAAATATTATGCGCTAGGCCAGCAATTCATCGCTCGGCCGAGAAGGCTCTGGTAAACTTAGCAGCACAGGCACAAGAATGCCATCGAAATGGAACACTTTATAATATGATTGATCCATTTTTGAAAGGTAAGATTGCGGTGGAGTGTTTGAAAAAATTCACTGAAGTGGTAATGAGTTGCTTGCATGATGACGGAATGGAAAGGCCATCGATGGATGCTGTGGTGTGGGGCTTACAGTTCGCACTGCAATTGCAAGAAACTGCAGAGGAGGAGGGGCTTAAGCCTAATGCCATTGCTGGAATTGAGGAAGATATCGATGAGGAGAGCCCCATCATAGCCTATGCAATGGAAGATGAGAGTGGGGAAGTGTTCAGTAGCATCGGCGACCATGTCATGAATTCCAGGAGCACTACTTCGTTCAGTTTAACAAGTGATGAACGAAGTTTTATTAGAAAGGGTTCTGATAAACACTTGTCAAAGGCAGTGTTTTCCGAGATTAGAGATCCACAAGGACGATGA